The segment TGCGAGTGCTGCCACAGACCACTATCGCCCAGATAGGCATCGCTGTCGTCACGGTACGACAGACGGAATTTAAGAGCAATAGCAAGCTCCGAGTACATGGTCTTGGCGGCTTTAAGCAATCGTCCGACTTCCTGTTCAAGCTGGTCCTCGGTGCAAAAGACATGGCTGTCGTCCTGAGTCAATGACCGCACCCGGCTGAGACCATGCAGTTCGCCCGATTTTTCATCCCGATAGTCCGTCGTATTCTCCATGTACCTAATTGGCAACTCTCTATAACTCCGCTGTTGGGAGGCAAAAATCTGAACGTGATGCGGGCAATTCATCGGTTTTAGCACTAGCTCGTCGCTGGTTTCTTGGCTGGTAACCAAAAACAGCTCGCTACCAAACTTGTCCCAGTGGCCGGATTTTTTATAAAGATCGGTCTTTGTCATGTGCGGCGTCCAAACACGCTTAAAACCACTATCTTCTCTGAGTTGCTGGCTATAACGCCCCAAAAGCTCTCTTAGTACCGAGCCTCTCGGGGTAAACAGCGGCAAGCCGGATCCAACCAGGTCCGAGAATGTGAATAAATCCATCTGTTGTCCCAGCTTACGATGGTCCCTTTGTCTGGCCTCGGCCGCTATTTCTGCGTGTTTTTCAAGCTCGGCTTTGGTCTTAAAACCCCAGCCGTATAATCGCTGAAGCTGGGCTTTGGTCTCGTCGCCGCGCCAGTAAGCACCGGCAATTTTGTGCAGTTTAAAAGCCCCTACCTGGCCAGACGACTTTACATGGGGGCCGCGACACATATCCGTAAACTCCCCGCACTTATAAAACGACACAGTTAAAACCTTCGAACCGTCCGATTCGACACCTAACTGCTTAGGGTCGATATCTTGGGCGGTGGTAGTGCCGTCACGTTTAAGGTCATTCAGTAAATCCAGCTTAAAATCCTGCTTATTGGCCTTAGCCCACTTAATTGCTTCGCCGATCGGCTTGTCGAACTGCTCAAACGGCAAGTCGGCGGCAACAATCAGGGCCATTTGGGCTTCAATCTTGGCAAAGTCGTCCTCAGATATCGTCTGCCCGGCGTCTAGGTCGTAGTACCAGCCGTCATCGACTACTGGCCCCACGCCAAACTTAGTCTTTGGCCAAAGCTTCAAAATGGCCGCCGCCATAATATGCGCCGAGCTATGTCTTATAGCCCGCAACCTGTCATTTGTCTCAGACATATTGCTCCCCGTATCTCGAATCTAACTATAACAAATTTTTTAGGATGTTGGTTCGTCGGTATCGTCCGGCAACTCTCCCGAGGCGTACATTTCTAATAGCTTAACCAATTGGTGGGGCGTGTAGTTAACCTTGATAAGATAATCGACTACGCCTAACTGTCTCATTTCTTTTACCAGTTCCGGTTTGTCAAAATCGCTCAGCGCCAACACCTTTGGCCGGTCGCCGGGCCGAGCGACCAGCCGTTTCATAAACTCCAAACCGTCGACTTTGGGCAATAATATATCAAGAATAATCAGATCGTAAGTGTTGTCTTTGAGTTTTTTTAGAGCCGCCTCGCCATCGCTAACAACATCTACTTTGTGATTATTATCCTCAATTACTTCGCGATAGATATCCTGAATACTGGGGTAGTCTTCAACTAGCAAGAACTTCATGAGTACCGCCGTTTTGTCTGTGTAGCGTCACGCAAAACTCTGAACCCTTCTTAGGTTTGGATAAAACCTCAATGTAACCATTATGCTTCTTGACTAACATATTGGCAATATACAGCCCCAAACCGGCCCCGCCAACCTGTTCGTCCCGATTAGATCGGCTAAACCGCTTAAACAGCCGCTTTTT is part of the Candidatus Saccharimonadales bacterium genome and harbors:
- a CDS encoding response regulator; translation: MKFLLVEDYPSIQDIYREVIEDNNHKVDVVSDGEAALKKLKDNTYDLIILDILLPKVDGLEFMKRLVARPGDRPKVLALSDFDKPELVKEMRQLGVVDYLIKVNYTPHQLVKLLEMYASGELPDDTDEPTS
- a CDS encoding threonine--tRNA ligase produces the protein MSETNDRLRAIRHSSAHIMAAAILKLWPKTKFGVGPVVDDGWYYDLDAGQTISEDDFAKIEAQMALIVAADLPFEQFDKPIGEAIKWAKANKQDFKLDLLNDLKRDGTTTAQDIDPKQLGVESDGSKVLTVSFYKCGEFTDMCRGPHVKSSGQVGAFKLHKIAGAYWRGDETKAQLQRLYGWGFKTKAELEKHAEIAAEARQRDHRKLGQQMDLFTFSDLVGSGLPLFTPRGSVLRELLGRYSQQLREDSGFKRVWTPHMTKTDLYKKSGHWDKFGSELFLVTSQETSDELVLKPMNCPHHVQIFASQQRSYRELPIRYMENTTDYRDEKSGELHGLSRVRSLTQDDSHVFCTEDQLEQEVGRLLKAAKTMYSELAIALKFRLSYRDDSDAYLGDSGLWQHS